One genomic window of Desulfovibrio psychrotolerans includes the following:
- a CDS encoding PEP/pyruvate-binding domain-containing protein, giving the protein MAKTKAEPAKANQAPVAVNVEELKQKYVLTGADIVAIGEESELLVGGKNYNTAIISQVPDIRAPQFRAISSLAFHKLLDETKVNASLVRSIVDKEYNRTDWNDPEINKDSDFLQKFVRNLAKEIRAEVKATGAVNQLKTRVFVNNVVEGFATSPEGIDQLRKRSVLVQAGILSVEMPAEVSECVRRAYNDICKDAGVEDVPVAVRSSAAGEDSRKKAFAGLQDTYLNIVGENMCVEAYHWDCASAYNLRSMTYRREAILDAMARAEATGDETIAQKAKQEWAIENTSLSVCIMRMINPVISGTAFSADTATGCRGTTRKDLVSIDASYGLGEAVVGGMVTPDKFYVFKRDDLQEVVIRQMGCKDKKIVYDEKGGTKMAKVPDNEAFRWSLSLAQAEEVAKGVRNISKAYDSMIMDTEFCIDSADRLWFVQARPETRWNEELELHPHTIFMRRLEVDAKAAAAAEVIVEGNGASRGAGQGNVKFLRSALELNKINKGDVLAAERTDPDMVPGMRIASAILADVGGDTSHAAITSRELGIPAIIGIQRIEILRALDGQDVTVDGTRGKVYRGLLPLKEVGGEMDLSKLPTTKTKVGLILADVGQALFLSRLRDVPDFEVGLLRAEFMLGNVGVHPQALEAYDNGELEHVVNAKAKELDARLTKLLREQLAAGVVGVDMKLREYVGHLTGLAQEITRLTEQENLRGTDEVLAVHRKMRELDHKLDDHVALATRRLDVLKTSDNLYEHILCVMGFKDELAVLTGSDPETKRRIAEIDAITRAREDEASKIPAVMEMIKKVKALRNDVALATGMKKEIEEIRQIPEKIRDVIRSRGFRSGKEHYVQTLAQGLALFAMAFYGKDIIYRTTDFKSNEYRNLLGGSLFEHFEDNPMLGYRGVSRNLHDWELEAFKLARGVFGGVNLQIMLPFVRTLEEGRSMRRYLEQVHKLKSGVDGLKVILMSEIPSNAILAKEFIKEFDGFSIGSNDMTQMVLATDRDNASLSHIYDEEDPAVVWAILCTIFTGQKYGKKVGFCGQGVSNSVVLRGLVAIAGIVSASVVPDTYYQTKMDMAAVEAENIPTSKLGEWLGEQFLAKVRLLLEKNGYGHILKKYKSAKDIMDWYEGELCRLHEQLRDSIETPKEKFYRQELEQFRALFHKPVIYAGWNWSQTVEDALHQSGFASFDEQAKALEAQRAAQW; this is encoded by the coding sequence ATGGCCAAAACCAAGGCTGAACCGGCCAAGGCCAATCAGGCCCCCGTGGCTGTGAATGTGGAAGAGCTCAAACAGAAGTATGTACTTACAGGTGCGGACATCGTTGCCATTGGCGAAGAGTCTGAGCTTCTGGTTGGCGGCAAGAACTACAACACCGCCATCATCAGCCAGGTGCCGGATATCCGTGCGCCTCAGTTCCGCGCCATTTCCTCTCTGGCATTCCACAAGCTCTTGGATGAAACCAAGGTTAACGCCTCCCTTGTCCGTTCCATCGTGGACAAGGAATATAACCGCACGGACTGGAATGACCCGGAAATCAACAAAGATTCCGATTTTCTTCAGAAATTTGTCCGCAATCTCGCAAAAGAGATCAGGGCGGAGGTGAAGGCCACAGGTGCCGTAAACCAGCTGAAAACGAGAGTTTTTGTCAATAACGTTGTGGAAGGATTCGCCACCTCCCCTGAGGGTATAGACCAGTTGCGCAAGCGTTCTGTGCTTGTTCAGGCAGGTATTCTTTCCGTTGAAATGCCTGCTGAAGTAAGCGAATGCGTCCGGCGCGCCTATAACGACATCTGCAAGGATGCCGGAGTGGAAGACGTGCCCGTGGCCGTGCGCTCATCCGCCGCCGGTGAGGATTCCCGCAAGAAGGCCTTTGCCGGTCTGCAGGACACCTACCTGAACATTGTTGGCGAGAACATGTGCGTGGAAGCCTATCACTGGGACTGCGCCTCTGCATACAACCTGCGTTCCATGACTTACCGCCGCGAAGCTATTCTGGACGCTATGGCCCGCGCCGAAGCGACCGGAGACGAAACCATTGCGCAGAAGGCCAAGCAGGAATGGGCCATTGAGAACACCTCGCTTTCCGTATGCATCATGCGCATGATCAACCCTGTTATTTCCGGTACGGCCTTTTCCGCGGACACGGCCACCGGATGCCGGGGAACCACGCGCAAGGACCTTGTTTCCATTGATGCCAGCTACGGCCTTGGCGAAGCGGTGGTGGGCGGCATGGTTACGCCCGACAAGTTCTATGTGTTCAAGCGTGACGACCTGCAGGAAGTGGTCATCCGCCAGATGGGCTGCAAGGACAAGAAGATCGTTTATGACGAGAAGGGCGGCACCAAAATGGCCAAGGTGCCTGACAACGAGGCATTTCGCTGGTCTCTCTCCCTTGCGCAGGCAGAAGAAGTGGCCAAGGGGGTGCGCAATATCTCCAAAGCCTATGACAGCATGATCATGGACACGGAGTTCTGCATAGACAGTGCAGACCGTCTGTGGTTTGTGCAGGCACGCCCAGAGACGCGCTGGAACGAAGAACTGGAACTGCACCCGCATACCATTTTCATGCGCCGTCTTGAGGTGGATGCTAAGGCCGCAGCCGCTGCGGAAGTCATTGTTGAAGGCAACGGAGCCTCGCGCGGTGCGGGACAGGGGAATGTGAAATTCCTGCGTTCTGCCCTTGAGCTGAACAAGATCAATAAGGGCGATGTGCTTGCCGCCGAACGCACGGACCCCGACATGGTTCCCGGCATGCGCATAGCCTCCGCCATTCTCGCGGATGTGGGCGGCGACACCAGCCACGCCGCCATTACCTCCCGCGAGTTGGGCATTCCGGCCATTATCGGCATTCAGCGCATAGAAATTCTGCGTGCTCTTGACGGTCAGGATGTGACCGTGGACGGCACGAGGGGCAAGGTGTATCGCGGCCTTCTTCCGCTTAAGGAAGTGGGCGGCGAAATGGACCTGTCCAAGCTCCCCACCACCAAGACCAAGGTTGGGCTTATTCTGGCAGACGTGGGACAGGCTCTGTTCCTTTCCCGCCTGCGCGATGTGCCGGACTTTGAAGTGGGCCTTTTGCGCGCCGAGTTTATGCTCGGCAACGTAGGTGTGCACCCGCAGGCTTTGGAAGCCTATGACAACGGCGAACTGGAGCATGTGGTGAACGCCAAGGCGAAGGAACTGGACGCAAGACTCACCAAACTGCTGCGCGAACAGCTTGCCGCAGGTGTTGTGGGCGTGGACATGAAGCTGCGCGAGTATGTGGGGCATCTGACCGGACTTGCGCAGGAGATAACCCGCCTGACCGAGCAGGAAAACCTGCGTGGCACCGACGAGGTGCTGGCCGTGCACCGCAAGATGCGCGAACTGGACCACAAACTGGATGATCACGTTGCACTGGCGACGCGGCGTCTGGATGTGCTGAAAACCTCGGACAACCTGTACGAACATATTCTGTGCGTGATGGGCTTTAAGGACGAACTGGCGGTGCTTACCGGCAGCGATCCGGAAACCAAGCGCCGTATTGCGGAGATAGATGCCATAACCAGAGCACGCGAGGATGAGGCTTCCAAGATTCCTGCGGTTATGGAGATGATCAAGAAGGTCAAGGCACTGCGCAACGATGTGGCTCTTGCGACGGGCATGAAGAAGGAAATTGAAGAAATTCGTCAAATTCCTGAAAAGATTCGTGACGTTATCCGCTCGCGCGGCTTCCGGTCCGGCAAGGAGCACTACGTGCAGACGCTGGCGCAGGGTCTTGCCCTGTTTGCCATGGCCTTTTACGGAAAGGACATCATCTACCGCACCACAGACTTTAAATCCAATGAATACCGCAACCTGCTCGGCGGTTCCCTGTTCGAGCATTTTGAAGACAACCCCATGCTCGGGTATCGTGGAGTTTCGCGGAATCTGCATGACTGGGAACTGGAAGCCTTTAAACTGGCTCGCGGCGTGTTCGGCGGAGTGAATCTGCAGATCATGCTGCCGTTTGTGCGCACGCTGGAAGAGGGACGCTCCATGCGCCGGTATCTGGAACAGGTGCACAAGCTCAAGAGCGGCGTGGACGGACTGAAGGTTATTCTTATGTCGGAAATTCCCAGCAATGCTATTCTTGCCAAGGAATTCATCAAGGAATTCGACGGATTCTCCATCGGCTCCAACGACATGACCCAGATGGTGCTTGCGACGGACCGCGACAACGCCAGCCTTTCGCACATTTATGATGAAGAAGACCCCGCCGTTGTGTGGGCCATTCTGTGCACCATCTTCACGGGACAGAAGTACGGCAAAAAGGTTGGGTTCTGCGGACAGGGCGTTTCTAACAGCGTTGTCCTGCGCGGGCTTGTGGCCATTGCCGGTATTGTATCCGCATCTGTTGTGCCGGACACATACTACCAGACCAAGATGGATATGGCCGCCGTGGAGGCGGAGAACATTCCTACCAGCAAGCTGGGCGAATGGCTGGGAGAGCAGTTCCTTGCCAAGGTGCGCCTGCTGCTGGAAAAGAACGGATACGGGCACATTCTCAAGAAGTACAAGAGCGCCAAGGACATTATGGACTGGTACGAAGGCGAGCTGTGCCGGCTGCACGAGCAGCTGCGTGACTCCATTGAAACGCCCAAGGAAAAGTTCTACCGTCAGGAGCTGGAACAGTTCCGCGCCCTTTTCCACAAGCCTGTCATCTATGCCGGGTGGAACTGGTCGCAGACCGTGGAAGACGCCCTGCATCAATCCGGATTTGCCAGCTTTGACGAGCAGGCCAAGGCACTGGAAGCGCAGCGCGCAGCACAGTGGTAG
- a CDS encoding M23 family metallopeptidase produces the protein MSNSKSLVTSMLFVVLLIACGLGGYMLLKDQQGPTISLAPADGRVNKNSVLEIALSDEKSGLKNLTVLIRKNTTTSTIYRQDWTDSPSQRVEKVDLSAAQLQEGAFEVIVRATDNSFAAFGKGNTSTREYAFRMDNTPPRVSTITMPPYVRRGGTGVVAYSVSEETSATGVMVGDVFFPGYRQANGNHLCFFAFPYYLTPKEFSPRLIARDLAGNEYDRPLSVYPLDRQFKTDIIRLTDSFFESKMPEFEQDVPGDMTHLERFLKVNREIRVANRAALMSIGLQTAPEMVWKDQFMRLPNAANRASFAEKRTYIYNDAEIDEQYHLGHDLASTRHAPVPAGNHGKVVFADSLGIYGLLVVVDHGLGLQSLYSHLSEISVQPGQAVSKGDILGKTGVTGMAGGDHLHFEMVVSGFPVTPLEWFDPKWIRDNITGRLE, from the coding sequence ATGTCTAATTCCAAAAGCTTAGTAACGTCCATGTTGTTTGTTGTTCTGCTTATTGCCTGTGGTCTGGGGGGCTACATGCTTCTCAAGGATCAGCAGGGCCCCACCATTTCGCTTGCCCCCGCCGATGGCCGCGTGAACAAAAACTCCGTCCTTGAAATCGCACTTTCCGATGAAAAGTCGGGGCTTAAGAATCTCACAGTCCTCATCCGCAAGAATACCACCACCAGCACCATCTACCGGCAGGATTGGACAGATAGCCCCTCCCAGCGCGTGGAAAAGGTAGATCTCAGCGCCGCCCAGCTTCAGGAAGGCGCGTTTGAAGTCATCGTGCGTGCCACAGACAACTCCTTCGCCGCTTTTGGCAAGGGCAATACCTCCACGCGGGAATACGCCTTCCGAATGGACAACACCCCTCCCCGCGTCTCAACCATCACCATGCCCCCCTATGTGCGGCGTGGTGGCACAGGGGTTGTCGCCTATTCCGTTTCAGAAGAAACCTCTGCCACGGGCGTGATGGTGGGCGATGTGTTTTTCCCCGGCTACCGGCAGGCAAACGGAAACCACCTGTGTTTCTTCGCCTTCCCCTACTATCTCACTCCCAAGGAATTTTCCCCGCGCCTCATCGCCCGCGACCTTGCCGGAAACGAATACGACCGTCCTCTCAGTGTGTATCCGCTGGACAGGCAGTTCAAGACAGACATAATCCGGCTTACTGATTCCTTTTTCGAATCCAAGATGCCGGAGTTTGAGCAGGATGTTCCCGGCGACATGACGCATCTGGAGCGTTTCCTTAAAGTAAACAGAGAGATCCGTGTCGCCAACCGGGCCGCACTTATGTCCATAGGTCTTCAGACCGCGCCTGAGATGGTATGGAAAGACCAGTTCATGCGCCTTCCCAACGCAGCCAACCGGGCCAGCTTTGCGGAAAAGCGTACCTACATCTATAACGATGCAGAGATAGACGAGCAGTACCACCTTGGTCACGACCTTGCGTCCACGCGTCATGCCCCCGTGCCTGCCGGCAACCACGGCAAGGTTGTCTTTGCAGACAGCCTGGGCATTTACGGGCTGCTCGTGGTGGTTGATCATGGTCTTGGGCTGCAGTCCCTTTACTCCCACCTGAGCGAAATTTCCGTGCAGCCCGGTCAGGCAGTTTCCAAGGGAGACATTCTGGGTAAAACCGGCGTAACCGGTATGGCGGGCGGCGATCACCTGCACTTCGAGATGGTTGTTTCCGGCTTCCCCGTTACGCCGCTGGAATGGTTCGATCCCAAGTGGATACGTGACAACATAACCGGCAGACTGGAATAA
- a CDS encoding CBS domain-containing protein encodes MLYVSDLMSTNLFTLKQTDSLKTAKSLMNLARIRHIPIIDEPGFFLGLLTHRDILSSTISRFADVEQEIQDEIDSGIPVSEIMRTDVITVTPDTRLRDAAEMLFNHKYGCLPVVDRDRLVGIITEADFLKLTISLMDAVEAL; translated from the coding sequence ATGCTGTATGTCAGCGATCTGATGTCCACCAATCTGTTTACGCTCAAGCAGACAGACTCTCTCAAGACCGCGAAGTCGCTTATGAACCTCGCCCGCATACGCCATATTCCCATTATTGATGAGCCGGGTTTTTTTCTGGGCCTGTTAACCCACCGAGATATTTTGTCCTCCACCATTTCCCGCTTTGCGGACGTGGAACAGGAAATACAGGATGAAATTGACTCCGGCATTCCCGTAAGCGAGATCATGCGTACAGACGTCATCACCGTCACGCCGGATACCCGCCTGCGCGATGCCGCCGAAATGCTGTTTAACCACAAGTACGGCTGCCTGCCCGTTGTAGACAGGGACCGCCTTGTGGGCATAATTACCGAGGCAGATTTTCTTAAACTGACCATCAGTCTCATGGATGCGGTTGAAGCTCTGTAG
- a CDS encoding protein-L-isoaspartate(D-aspartate) O-methyltransferase: MRRNRERMVREHLEARGIKDTRVLAAMRAVPRHYFVQEALRAQAYEDHPLPIGYGQTISQPYIVALMSEQLEARPGMSVLEIGTGSGFQAAVLAEMGLQVFSVERIRELHTATQQLLRNLKYYRIRLKLDDGTMGWPEMGPFDRIIVTAGGPSIPEPLVNQLADPGVMLIPVGKNKRMQQLVRIRKQDGDVTLEKLGGVAFVDLVGTHGW, from the coding sequence ATGCGGCGCAACAGGGAACGAATGGTGCGTGAACATCTTGAGGCGCGGGGGATTAAAGATACCCGCGTGCTTGCTGCAATGCGCGCCGTGCCCCGCCATTACTTCGTGCAGGAAGCCCTGCGCGCTCAGGCCTATGAAGATCATCCGCTGCCCATTGGCTACGGGCAGACCATCTCACAACCGTATATTGTGGCTCTGATGTCGGAGCAACTGGAAGCCAGGCCCGGTATGAGCGTTCTTGAAATCGGCACGGGGTCCGGTTTTCAGGCTGCCGTGCTGGCGGAAATGGGGTTGCAGGTGTTTTCTGTGGAACGCATACGCGAACTGCACACGGCAACCCAGCAACTGTTGCGGAATCTTAAATACTACCGCATTCGCCTGAAGCTTGATGACGGTACCATGGGGTGGCCGGAAATGGGACCGTTTGACAGGATTATCGTAACAGCGGGGGGGCCTTCCATCCCTGAGCCGCTGGTGAATCAACTGGCCGACCCGGGAGTGATGCTTATTCCCGTGGGAAAGAACAAACGCATGCAGCAGCTGGTGCGCATTCGCAAACAAGATGGCGACGTTACTCTGGAAAAGCTTGGCGGAGTGGCGTTTGTGGATCTGGTGGGCACGCATGGCTGGTAA
- a CDS encoding YqaA family protein codes for MMKKWLDKLWLLAESKGARRTLATVSFTESIFFPLPPDLLLIPMALANRKQAFRLAAICLFSSLLGGILGYYVGYFFMDLLGMPIIRFYGFDDKYLVIKEWYDTYDAWAVAAAGLTPIPYKLCTLTAGAFRIDLLVFIVASTLSRGVRFFTIAGLIYLFGDRARYFLEKRFDLILLGTLILGIAGFVAIAFLE; via the coding sequence ATGATGAAAAAATGGCTGGATAAACTCTGGCTTCTGGCGGAATCGAAGGGGGCGCGGCGCACTCTGGCCACGGTTTCCTTTACGGAATCCATCTTTTTTCCGCTGCCGCCAGACCTGCTGCTTATTCCCATGGCGCTGGCAAACAGGAAGCAGGCGTTCCGGCTGGCGGCCATCTGCCTGTTCTCTTCGCTTCTGGGCGGCATTCTTGGGTACTATGTCGGTTATTTTTTCATGGATTTGCTCGGAATGCCCATCATACGTTTCTACGGTTTTGACGATAAGTATCTTGTCATCAAAGAATGGTACGACACCTATGACGCATGGGCTGTTGCCGCAGCGGGGCTTACGCCCATTCCGTACAAGCTGTGCACGCTGACGGCGGGGGCGTTCCGCATTGACCTGCTGGTGTTCATCGTGGCTTCCACGCTCAGCAGGGGAGTGCGGTTCTTCACCATAGCCGGGCTGATTTACCTGTTCGGCGACAGGGCAAGGTATTTTCTTGAGAAACGATTTGACCTTATTCTGCTGGGCACGCTTATCCTCGGCATTGCAGGGTTTGTTGCCATAGCGTTTCTTGAATAG
- a CDS encoding Mrp/NBP35 family ATP-binding protein → MSSCSGCSSSGAGQPGAEHKSSAKQNIQDALICSTLDKIRYKLFIMSGKGGVGKSSVTVNTAAALAARGYKVGILDVDIHGPSVPNLLGVTALGIEADRGGLLNPVQVNENLWLVSMDSLLKDKDTAVLWRGPKKTAAIRQFVSDVNWGDLDFLLIDSPPGTGDEHMTVLKTIPEALCVVVTTPQEISLADVRKAINFLQYANANVLGVVENMSGLACPHCGGEITLFKKGGGKELAERYGLEFLGSVPLDPATVVAADMGVPVVMLEGESHAKTGFLNLADAIVTALDRSLEAISGSHG, encoded by the coding sequence ATGTCTTCATGCAGCGGTTGTTCCTCGTCTGGGGCCGGTCAGCCCGGTGCGGAGCACAAATCCAGCGCCAAGCAGAATATTCAGGATGCCCTTATCTGTTCCACTCTGGACAAAATTCGCTACAAGCTCTTTATCATGAGCGGCAAGGGCGGAGTGGGGAAAAGCTCGGTGACGGTCAATACGGCTGCCGCGCTGGCTGCCCGGGGGTACAAGGTGGGGATTCTGGATGTTGATATCCACGGTCCCAGCGTGCCCAACCTGCTCGGCGTGACTGCCCTTGGCATTGAGGCTGACCGCGGCGGGCTGCTCAATCCTGTGCAGGTGAACGAGAATCTGTGGCTTGTTTCCATGGATTCGCTCCTCAAGGACAAGGATACGGCTGTTCTCTGGCGAGGCCCCAAGAAAACGGCCGCCATTCGTCAGTTTGTCTCTGACGTGAACTGGGGAGATCTGGATTTTCTGCTCATCGACTCGCCTCCCGGAACCGGCGACGAACACATGACCGTGCTTAAGACCATTCCGGAAGCACTGTGTGTGGTTGTGACCACGCCTCAGGAAATTTCCCTTGCCGATGTGCGTAAAGCCATTAACTTTTTGCAGTACGCCAACGCCAATGTGCTGGGTGTGGTGGAAAATATGAGCGGTCTGGCCTGTCCGCACTGTGGCGGCGAGATAACCCTTTTCAAGAAGGGGGGCGGCAAGGAATTGGCAGAGCGCTACGGGCTGGAGTTTTTGGGCAGCGTACCGTTGGACCCGGCGACCGTTGTGGCCGCCGATATGGGCGTGCCCGTGGTTATGCTGGAGGGTGAATCGCACGCCAAAACAGGCTTCCTTAACCTTGCAGATGCCATTGTCACGGCACTGGACAGAAGCCTTGAAGCCATTTCCGGCTCTCACGGATAA
- a CDS encoding transglycosylase SLT domain-containing protein yields the protein MNRRTAACRSFTAYGWPLTILLCLVLLIAAVAPAKGQTIYYWKDAKGEYHFYTTPKPPDGFVLRPQKQDSNNAGTSRKTSSGAYSGTSRTDKTAKAARSQKKQQIDRIAEVFGRRHRVDPKLVRAVIQVESSYNHKSVSRAGAQGLMQIMPATGKDLGLQNPFDPIENVEAGVRYLRMMLDRFKDVRLALAAYNAGPAAVEKYGTIPPYAETRDYVTKVLAHYRTNRMKAR from the coding sequence ATGAACCGCCGCACAGCAGCATGCCGAAGTTTTACGGCGTATGGGTGGCCTTTGACCATCCTGCTGTGTCTTGTCCTGCTGATTGCGGCGGTTGCTCCGGCGAAAGGGCAGACCATCTACTACTGGAAGGATGCCAAGGGAGAATACCACTTCTACACGACGCCAAAGCCGCCGGACGGGTTTGTGCTGCGTCCGCAGAAACAGGACTCCAATAACGCCGGGACGTCCCGCAAGACGTCTTCCGGAGCATATTCCGGCACATCAAGAACGGACAAAACGGCCAAGGCCGCCCGTTCGCAGAAAAAGCAGCAGATAGACAGGATTGCCGAGGTCTTCGGGCGGCGGCACCGGGTAGACCCGAAGCTGGTGCGTGCCGTTATTCAGGTGGAATCGTCTTACAACCATAAAAGCGTTTCCCGGGCCGGTGCGCAGGGGCTTATGCAGATTATGCCCGCCACAGGCAAGGATCTGGGGTTACAGAATCCTTTTGATCCCATTGAAAACGTGGAAGCGGGGGTGCGCTACCTGCGCATGATGCTGGACCGCTTTAAAGATGTGCGGCTTGCTTTGGCGGCGTATAACGCCGGTCCCGCCGCCGTGGAAAAATATGGCACCATACCGCCCTATGCCGAGACAAGAGATTATGTTACCAAAGTGCTTGCCCACTACAGAACCAACCGCATGAAGGCCAGATAG
- the pgsA gene encoding CDP-diacylglycerol--glycerol-3-phosphate 3-phosphatidyltransferase yields the protein MFNLANKITLARILIVPFVVILLYFPGKMTNLIAFFLFFIASATDMLDGFVARREGIVTSFGKFLDPLADKLLICSVLVMLSYLGWVPAWITIVIICRELIVTGLRAMAADEGIVIAADRYGKLKTIMQMLACGPLIIHEPLFGIPVAWLGEILLYIALVLTVFSGGNYLYGFYRNWLQETASS from the coding sequence ATGTTTAATCTCGCAAACAAGATCACGCTTGCCCGGATACTTATTGTTCCCTTTGTTGTCATCCTGCTCTATTTTCCCGGCAAGATGACCAATCTTATTGCTTTTTTCCTCTTTTTTATTGCATCCGCCACCGATATGCTGGATGGGTTTGTCGCCCGCAGGGAAGGGATTGTAACCAGTTTCGGCAAGTTTCTGGACCCGCTGGCGGACAAGCTGCTTATCTGTTCCGTTCTGGTCATGCTCAGCTATCTTGGCTGGGTTCCCGCGTGGATAACCATAGTCATCATCTGCCGCGAGCTTATCGTGACCGGTCTGCGCGCCATGGCAGCCGATGAAGGTATTGTCATAGCGGCAGACAGGTACGGAAAACTCAAAACCATAATGCAGATGCTGGCATGTGGTCCGCTCATCATTCATGAGCCGCTCTTCGGCATACCTGTGGCATGGTTGGGAGAGATTCTTCTTTACATAGCGCTTGTTCTCACTGTATTTTCTGGTGGAAACTACCTGTACGGTTTTTATCGCAACTGGCTGCAGGAGACGGCAAGCAGTTAG
- a CDS encoding FtsB family cell division protein — MFWKRVLLGFLVILILFLLGRMLISDQGLFSYRELKAEHEALEQQLSELREKNLALSQEIRLLQSNPEYIEKVIRQRMNFVKDNEILYIFPDTIKEGRAGAAPDEGKD, encoded by the coding sequence ATGTTTTGGAAGCGCGTACTGCTGGGGTTTCTGGTTATCCTGATCCTCTTTCTGCTGGGCAGGATGCTGATAAGCGATCAGGGGCTTTTTTCCTATCGTGAACTGAAGGCTGAGCATGAAGCCCTGGAGCAGCAACTTTCAGAATTGAGGGAAAAAAATCTGGCCTTGAGTCAGGAAATTCGCTTGTTGCAATCCAACCCTGAGTATATAGAGAAAGTAATTCGCCAGCGGATGAATTTCGTTAAGGATAACGAAATTTTGTATATCTTTCCGGATACAATTAAAGAGGGTAGAGCAGGAGCCGCTCCGGATGAAGGCAAAGATTAA
- a CDS encoding tetratricopeptide repeat protein, producing the protein MKAKIKWYQEVLELEPSSKVFFPLAKLFAENDQYPEAIATLKQGLERNTEHFEARMLLIDCLGRMAAMDARHRPAMEAEIRSIGDVLQRYPAFWQSWAGTLSAQPQSKDAAVALSFLSAAFADASISWTEIIEQGLRQVLMGEQGAAAASASPSMAPLKVVAPPPVPSHEEDDESDGGIVSATGPIPLVRGHVQRGSGEFSGADVEDEAEDEPFSLRTLSMAKVLAEQGDTRGALEICDELLASAQEPAERQRVEAFRHTVAASGRTAVPEHVTAENQPLQGKTKLINTLESLAERLEARAAR; encoded by the coding sequence ATGAAGGCAAAGATTAAATGGTATCAGGAAGTTTTGGAACTGGAACCGAGTTCCAAGGTGTTCTTTCCGCTTGCCAAGCTGTTCGCCGAAAATGACCAGTACCCGGAAGCCATAGCAACGCTGAAGCAAGGGCTGGAACGGAATACCGAACATTTTGAAGCCCGGATGCTGCTCATAGACTGCCTTGGCAGAATGGCGGCAATGGATGCCCGACACCGGCCCGCCATGGAAGCGGAGATACGCTCCATAGGTGATGTGCTGCAACGATATCCCGCCTTCTGGCAAAGCTGGGCCGGAACCCTTTCCGCACAGCCGCAGTCGAAAGATGCTGCGGTAGCCCTCTCTTTCCTTTCCGCCGCGTTCGCGGATGCCTCCATATCCTGGACCGAAATCATCGAGCAAGGCCTGCGCCAGGTACTCATGGGAGAGCAGGGGGCCGCAGCGGCATCCGCTTCACCTTCCATGGCACCGCTTAAGGTGGTTGCTCCTCCGCCCGTCCCATCGCACGAAGAAGACGATGAATCCGATGGGGGTATTGTTTCTGCAACAGGCCCCATTCCGCTGGTGAGGGGACATGTTCAGCGAGGTTCCGGCGAGTTTTCCGGTGCGGACGTTGAGGACGAGGCAGAGGACGAGCCGTTTTCGCTGCGGACTCTTTCCATGGCCAAGGTGCTGGCGGAGCAGGGTGACACCAGAGGTGCTCTGGAAATCTGCGACGAGTTGCTCGCCAGTGCACAGGAACCGGCAGAAAGGCAACGGGTGGAAGCTTTCCGCCACACAGTAGCCGCAAGCGGCAGAACCGCCGTGCCGGAACATGTAACAGCGGAAAACCAGCCTCTTCAGGGAAAAACCAAACTTATCAACACCCTTGAATCCCTTGCGGAGCGCTTAGAGGCCCGTGCGGCGCGATAA